Proteins encoded by one window of Erythrobacter sp.:
- a CDS encoding DnaJ domain-containing protein → MSDPYSTLGVSRSASEADIKSAYRKLAKELHPDRNKDNPAATERFSKVTQAYDLLSDKDKRARFDRGEIDADGNPAMPFGGFGGQRAGGGPNGYSQRDFQGFGNEDLDIGDLFEGLFGRGGPGARGARPGGGFGAGAGGFRQPPPPPPQKGADIRYRLSVPFTDAATRAKQRITLADGKTIDLSLPEGVEDGTQMRLKGKGQQGPGGAGDGIVTIEVQPHPHFWREGDDVRLDLPITLSEAVNGGKVKVPTVDGPVMLTVAPGSSSGKVLRLKGKGFSKKGGTRGDQLVTLEIHLPEDISELASKLEGWSDAGDPRAGMGG, encoded by the coding sequence ATGAGCGACCCCTATTCCACCCTCGGCGTCAGCCGTTCGGCAAGCGAGGCAGACATCAAGTCCGCCTATCGCAAGCTGGCCAAGGAATTGCACCCGGACCGCAACAAGGACAATCCTGCAGCTACCGAACGTTTTTCCAAGGTGACGCAAGCCTATGACCTGCTTTCAGACAAGGACAAGCGCGCGCGGTTCGACCGAGGCGAGATCGATGCCGATGGCAATCCGGCCATGCCGTTTGGCGGTTTCGGCGGCCAGCGCGCGGGCGGCGGGCCGAACGGTTACTCGCAACGCGATTTCCAGGGCTTCGGCAACGAAGATCTCGACATCGGTGACCTGTTCGAAGGCCTGTTCGGGCGCGGCGGCCCCGGTGCGCGTGGCGCACGCCCCGGTGGCGGCTTTGGAGCAGGGGCAGGCGGTTTCCGCCAGCCCCCGCCACCGCCACCGCAGAAAGGCGCGGATATCCGCTACCGGTTGAGCGTCCCCTTCACCGATGCCGCAACCCGCGCCAAGCAGCGCATCACCCTGGCCGACGGCAAGACCATCGACCTGTCGCTCCCCGAAGGCGTCGAGGACGGCACGCAGATGCGCCTGAAGGGCAAGGGTCAGCAGGGGCCGGGCGGCGCGGGAGACGGGATCGTCACCATCGAAGTGCAACCGCACCCGCATTTCTGGCGCGAAGGCGACGATGTCCGGCTCGACCTGCCGATCACGCTTTCCGAGGCCGTCAACGGCGGCAAGGTGAAAGTGCCCACCGTCGATGGTCCGGTGATGCTCACCGTCGCGCCCGGATCGAGTTCGGGCAAGGTCTTGCGCCTCAAGGGCAAGGGTTTCAGCAAGAAGGGCGGCACGCGCGGCGACCAACTGGTGACGCTGGAAATCCACCTGCCGGAGGACATCTCCGAACTGGCGTCCAAGCTCGAAGGCTGGAGCGATGCCGGCGATCCGCGTGCCGGAATGGGCGGCTGA
- a CDS encoding YihY/virulence factor BrkB family protein, translating into MAPPGLHEEEPHSGPPPADYSPEARAQAARMAPARTGLSRHVGPGTRFFEVLKRVVIGCFNDGMIHAGNLAYMSVLAIFPFFILAAAVFSTLWADADRASTITTLLLTLPPVVAEVIGPVARNVVESRSGWLLWIGGAVGLWTVGSLIETIRDILRRAYGTRPTQAFWKYRLFTSGIIIGAVLLLMLSLIAQVLIGAAQEVIAAYIPELTRMLGQLQLSRIIPAIGLYASLFLLFVSLTPAKYRTKRYPKWPGALLVTVWWVLVTVALPPVLRSLFTYDLTYGSLAGFMIALFFFWLVGLGMVAGAELNAALAETPEEARNRIGLADDRARREAAKLDEEDTIA; encoded by the coding sequence ATGGCACCCCCCGGACTGCACGAAGAGGAGCCGCACTCAGGGCCGCCGCCGGCCGACTATTCGCCCGAAGCACGGGCACAGGCCGCGCGCATGGCGCCCGCCCGAACCGGCCTGTCGCGGCACGTCGGCCCCGGCACCCGCTTTTTCGAAGTGCTGAAGCGAGTGGTCATCGGATGCTTCAACGACGGCATGATCCATGCGGGCAATCTGGCCTACATGTCAGTGCTGGCGATCTTTCCCTTCTTCATCCTCGCTGCTGCGGTGTTCTCCACGCTCTGGGCCGATGCCGACCGTGCTTCGACGATCACAACGCTCCTTCTCACGCTACCGCCGGTGGTGGCCGAGGTAATCGGCCCGGTAGCGCGCAACGTGGTCGAATCGCGCAGCGGCTGGCTGCTGTGGATCGGCGGCGCGGTTGGTCTGTGGACCGTGGGCAGCCTGATCGAAACGATCCGCGATATTCTCCGCCGCGCCTACGGCACCAGGCCCACGCAGGCGTTCTGGAAATATCGGCTGTTCACCAGCGGAATCATCATCGGCGCGGTGCTGCTGCTGATGCTGTCGCTAATTGCACAGGTGCTGATCGGCGCGGCGCAGGAAGTGATCGCTGCCTATATCCCCGAACTGACCCGGATGTTGGGTCAACTGCAATTATCGCGCATTATCCCGGCGATCGGGCTCTATGCCTCGCTGTTCCTGCTGTTCGTCTCGCTCACTCCGGCCAAGTATCGCACCAAGCGCTACCCCAAATGGCCGGGCGCGCTGCTGGTGACGGTGTGGTGGGTGCTGGTGACGGTGGCGCTGCCGCCCGTGCTGCGCAGCCTGTTCACCTACGATCTGACCTACGGTTCGCTCGCCGGATTCATGATCGCGCTTTTCTTTTTCTGGCTAGTGGGATTAGGGATGGTCGCCGGGGCGGAATTGAATGCGGCGCTGGCGGAAACGCCGGAAGAAGCGCGTAACCGGATCGGCCTCGCCGACGACCGGGCGCGCCGGGAAGCCGCCAAACTTGACGAGGAGGACACGATCGCATGA
- the fabI gene encoding enoyl-ACP reductase FabI — protein sequence MTGLMAGKKGLIMGLANDKSLAWGIAQKLHWAGAEMAFSYQGEALKKRVGPLAEQVGSDFLIECDVSDMEAMDTAFAEIEARWGKLDFLVHAIGFSDKNELRGKYVDTSLDNFLMTMNISAYSLVAAAKRARPLMSEGGSIVTLTYYGAEKVVPHYNVMGVAKAALETSVQYLANDLGPEGIRVNAISAGPIKTLAASGIGDFRYILKWNELNAPLRRNVTIEDVGGAGLYFCSELSSGVTGEVHHVDAGYHVVGMKQEDAPDIALT from the coding sequence ATGACAGGGCTGATGGCGGGCAAGAAGGGCCTGATCATGGGATTGGCGAACGACAAGTCGCTGGCCTGGGGTATCGCGCAGAAGCTGCATTGGGCGGGCGCGGAGATGGCGTTCTCCTACCAGGGCGAAGCGCTGAAAAAGCGAGTCGGCCCGCTGGCGGAGCAGGTTGGCAGCGACTTCCTGATCGAATGCGACGTTTCCGACATGGAGGCGATGGACACCGCTTTTGCCGAAATCGAAGCGCGCTGGGGCAAGCTGGATTTCCTCGTCCACGCGATCGGCTTTTCGGACAAGAACGAATTGCGGGGGAAATATGTCGACACCAGCCTCGACAATTTCCTGATGACGATGAACATTTCCGCTTATTCGCTGGTCGCCGCCGCCAAGCGCGCGCGGCCATTGATGAGTGAAGGTGGCAGCATCGTCACCCTCACCTACTACGGTGCGGAGAAAGTTGTGCCGCATTACAACGTGATGGGGGTGGCCAAGGCGGCGCTGGAAACGAGCGTGCAGTACCTTGCCAACGACCTTGGGCCGGAGGGTATCCGCGTCAACGCGATCAGCGCCGGGCCGATCAAGACGCTGGCGGCGAGCGGGATCGGCGATTTCCGCTATATCCTCAAATGGAACGAGCTGAACGCGCCGCTGCGGCGCAATGTCACCATCGAGGATGTTGGAGGGGCGGGGCTGTACTTCTGCTCCGAACTGTCTTCCGGGGTGACGGGCGAAGTACATCATGTCGATGCGGGCTATCATGTCGTCGGGATGAAGCAGGAAGACGCGCCGGATATTGCTTTGACCTGA
- a CDS encoding GFA family protein, producing the protein MFLLIRSKGEQDMIEGGCRCGAIRYEAEGEHAHHALCHCRDCQMAAGAPVVAWLAMPNTGFLITQGVPVRYTAPSGATRMFCGNCGTPLFFVNEEVLPGIVDIQSVTLDAPESVAVQAQIQTADRRSYMETLDNLPSFTRYPGGE; encoded by the coding sequence ATGTTCCTATTGATTCGCAGTAAAGGGGAGCAGGACATGATCGAAGGCGGATGCCGCTGCGGCGCGATACGGTACGAGGCTGAGGGCGAGCACGCGCACCATGCGCTGTGCCATTGCCGCGATTGCCAGATGGCGGCTGGTGCCCCCGTAGTCGCTTGGCTCGCAATGCCGAACACCGGGTTCCTGATAACACAGGGAGTGCCGGTGCGTTACACCGCGCCTTCGGGAGCCACGCGGATGTTCTGCGGCAACTGCGGCACGCCGCTGTTCTTCGTCAACGAGGAGGTGCTGCCGGGGATTGTCGACATCCAGTCGGTCACGCTGGATGCACCCGAATCCGTGGCGGTGCAGGCGCAGATCCAGACCGCCGATCGGCGGAGCTATATGGAAACGCTCGACAATCTGCCTTCTTTCACCCGATATCCTGGCGGCGAATAG
- a CDS encoding demethoxyubiquinone hydroxylase family protein, with the protein MVKDRSEMIRVDQAGEFGATRIYAGQLAVMGDRGPHSAEIRGMAEQEAVHRAEFDALMARRGVRPTALQPLWNAAGFALGAGTALLGPEAAMACTAAVETEIDRHYSQQLDELERDGDDPELAEMIARFREDEIEHRDAAFAAGAERAPAYPLLSAAIRLGCRAAIRISQKI; encoded by the coding sequence ATGGTGAAAGACCGTTCGGAAATGATCCGCGTCGATCAGGCGGGCGAATTCGGCGCGACGCGCATCTATGCCGGGCAACTGGCGGTGATGGGTGATCGCGGGCCGCACTCGGCGGAAATTCGCGGCATGGCGGAACAGGAAGCGGTTCACCGGGCGGAATTCGACGCGCTGATGGCGCGGCGCGGAGTGCGGCCGACTGCGCTCCAGCCATTATGGAATGCCGCCGGATTTGCGCTGGGTGCAGGCACGGCGCTGCTTGGACCCGAAGCGGCGATGGCCTGCACGGCCGCTGTCGAGACCGAAATCGACCGGCACTATTCTCAGCAGCTGGACGAACTTGAACGCGATGGCGACGACCCCGAACTGGCCGAAATGATCGCCCGCTTTCGCGAAGACGAGATCGAGCACCGCGATGCGGCCTTCGCCGCCGGGGCGGAACGCGCGCCCGCCTATCCACTGCTCTCCGCCGCAATCCGGCTGGGTTGCCGCGCTGCGATCCGGATTTCGCAGAAAATCTGA
- a CDS encoding disulfide bond formation protein B, producing the protein MLPPSDKLAQRLALAIPALLLAGAYISQYGFGLFPCEMCWWQRYPHFAAVGFAFLSTMAPPRKLWIAIAAGGIFTSGLIGGFHAGVEYGWWQGITGCTGSDPFSFEVVRCDQAAWTLAGISLAGFNALFSIGGAMAIWMLLLAKEKIR; encoded by the coding sequence ATGCTTCCTCCTTCGGACAAGCTCGCCCAGCGGCTGGCGCTGGCGATTCCCGCGTTGTTGCTCGCCGGGGCCTACATTTCCCAATATGGCTTCGGCCTGTTTCCCTGCGAAATGTGCTGGTGGCAGCGCTACCCCCACTTTGCCGCCGTGGGGTTCGCCTTCCTCTCCACCATGGCACCACCCCGCAAGCTGTGGATCGCCATTGCTGCGGGCGGCATTTTCACTTCCGGGCTGATTGGCGGCTTCCATGCAGGGGTCGAATACGGCTGGTGGCAGGGGATCACCGGTTGCACCGGCAGCGATCCGTTTTCCTTCGAAGTGGTCCGCTGCGATCAGGCGGCGTGGACCTTGGCCGGTATTTCCCTCGCCGGGTTCAACGCGCTCTTCTCCATCGGCGGGGCAATGGCCATATGGATGCTGTTGCTGGCAAAGGAGAAAATCCGGTGA
- a CDS encoding S41 family peptidase, protein MKFAATIRAAALCTAVALLPATTAGFAQVEGRASPEFARLFATYQRIKASYVEPVEDEVLIRGAIDGMLGALDPHSAYIDGAALERLNTMIDGNYQGLGISVQMEDGAVKVVSPFRGSPADQAGIKAGDYITHINGELIFGLEIDQAVAQMRGPAGSDIELTIFRPGREDAFEVTVTRGVIELEPVTWSLLEGNIGHIQVNEFSADVGADVRQGLAELEQQASGQLAGLVLDMRRNPGGSLDEAVALSDLFLDEGQIVSQRGRNPRDTIVYDSETVYRGDVAEGLPIIVLIDEGSASASEIVAGALQDHRRALVMGERSFGKGSVQTLLPLTRDSALKLTTARYYTPSGRSVQEGGIAPDIRVPQLSDPDAERRQRFALRESDLRGHLINEIGVEDEALMRDRLDDPRFQLTSAELEEMGVTDFQLDYAVRTLRRTGGTVVARR, encoded by the coding sequence ATGAAATTCGCCGCCACGATCCGCGCTGCTGCCCTGTGCACTGCCGTTGCCCTGCTGCCCGCCACCACGGCCGGTTTCGCGCAGGTGGAAGGCCGCGCCTCGCCCGAATTCGCGCGGCTGTTCGCCACCTACCAGCGGATCAAGGCGAGCTATGTGGAGCCGGTCGAGGACGAAGTGCTGATTCGCGGGGCGATCGACGGGATGCTCGGCGCTCTCGATCCGCATTCGGCCTACATCGACGGAGCCGCGCTGGAACGGCTCAACACCATGATCGACGGCAATTACCAGGGCCTTGGTATTTCGGTGCAGATGGAAGACGGCGCAGTGAAGGTCGTCTCGCCGTTCCGCGGCAGCCCCGCCGACCAGGCCGGGATCAAGGCAGGCGATTACATTACGCACATCAACGGCGAGCTGATATTCGGGCTGGAGATCGATCAGGCAGTCGCGCAGATGCGCGGCCCTGCGGGGAGCGACATCGAATTGACGATCTTCCGCCCCGGTCGCGAAGACGCATTCGAAGTTACGGTTACACGCGGCGTGATCGAACTGGAGCCGGTGACCTGGAGCCTGCTCGAAGGCAACATCGGTCACATTCAGGTCAACGAATTCTCCGCCGATGTCGGTGCCGACGTGCGGCAGGGGCTGGCCGAACTGGAGCAGCAGGCGAGTGGGCAGCTTGCCGGGCTGGTGCTCGACATGCGCCGCAATCCGGGAGGGTCCCTTGACGAGGCGGTGGCGCTCAGCGACCTGTTCCTCGATGAAGGCCAGATCGTATCGCAGCGCGGGCGCAATCCGCGCGATACCATCGTTTACGATTCGGAGACGGTCTATCGCGGCGATGTTGCCGAAGGACTGCCGATCATTGTGCTGATCGACGAAGGCTCGGCCTCGGCGAGCGAGATCGTCGCGGGCGCACTGCAGGATCACCGCCGCGCGCTGGTGATGGGCGAACGCAGCTTCGGCAAGGGCTCTGTCCAGACATTGCTGCCGCTTACCCGCGATTCGGCGCTCAAGCTGACCACCGCGCGCTATTACACGCCTTCGGGCCGCTCGGTGCAGGAAGGGGGCATCGCGCCCGACATCCGGGTGCCGCAATTGTCCGATCCCGACGCCGAGCGCCGCCAGCGGTTCGCTCTGCGCGAAAGCGACCTTCGCGGGCACCTGATCAACGAAATCGGGGTCGAGGACGAGGCGCTTATGCGCGACCGGCTCGACGATCCGCGCTTCCAGCTTACTTCCGCCGAACTGGAGGAAATGGGCGTGACCGATTTCCAGCTCGACTATGCAGTGCGGACGCTGCGGCGGACCGGCGGGACCGTCGTGGCGCGGCGCTGA
- a CDS encoding peptidoglycan DD-metalloendopeptidase family protein, producing the protein MAHRTLLLGLSALAFAAAAFGQRAPEFNDAAETRAALNAALAERRAAEARSERLEAEAAQAEDAAERAARESAALAARIQQAEAGIAAARARISLVTRERAELRETLGREQRPLVRLTAALQQFSRRPVALSVLRPGEVQDVVYLRAMLHNAVPQVQANTAGLRGQIARAAQLRIEAAQTAEALRAEEVTLGVRRAELAEIESRERLAARAAGSEANREAERALALSEQVTDLDGLVDELDRAAALRQRLAALPGPRPRPVAPASARVEETAPAATASAAASTAPAPYILPVTGRTLAGFGAPQDSGPSQGLTLAPIAGAQVVAPAAGRIAFAGPYRGYGQIVIIEHGEGWTSLVTGLARSDVRVGLEVVGGAPLGVAGPDRPSISLELRRDGEPVNPLQFAN; encoded by the coding sequence ATGGCGCACCGCACGCTCCTTCTCGGACTATCGGCGCTTGCCTTCGCGGCGGCCGCATTCGGGCAGCGCGCACCAGAGTTCAACGATGCAGCTGAGACGCGCGCCGCATTGAACGCCGCGCTTGCAGAACGCCGCGCTGCTGAAGCGCGCAGCGAACGGCTCGAAGCCGAAGCCGCGCAGGCCGAAGATGCTGCCGAACGGGCGGCCCGCGAAAGCGCCGCGCTCGCTGCCCGAATCCAGCAGGCCGAAGCCGGGATCGCAGCAGCCCGCGCACGGATCTCGCTGGTCACCCGCGAACGTGCCGAATTGCGCGAGACTTTGGGCCGTGAGCAGCGCCCGCTGGTCCGCCTGACTGCGGCGCTCCAGCAATTCTCCCGCCGACCGGTGGCGCTATCGGTGCTGCGACCGGGTGAAGTGCAAGATGTGGTTTACCTGCGCGCCATGCTGCACAATGCCGTGCCACAGGTGCAGGCGAATACGGCAGGATTGCGCGGCCAGATCGCCCGTGCCGCGCAACTTCGGATCGAAGCGGCGCAGACGGCAGAGGCCTTGCGCGCCGAGGAAGTGACACTGGGTGTGCGGCGCGCGGAACTGGCGGAAATCGAAAGCCGCGAAAGGCTTGCCGCGCGCGCCGCCGGGAGCGAGGCCAACCGTGAAGCCGAACGCGCACTGGCCTTATCCGAACAGGTGACCGATCTCGACGGGCTCGTCGACGAACTCGACCGCGCCGCCGCCTTGCGCCAGCGGCTGGCGGCATTGCCCGGACCGCGCCCGCGCCCTGTCGCCCCTGCTTCGGCGCGCGTGGAGGAGACTGCGCCCGCTGCAACGGCCAGCGCCGCCGCCAGCACCGCCCCTGCACCCTACATCCTGCCCGTTACGGGGCGCACGTTGGCGGGCTTCGGCGCGCCGCAGGACTCCGGGCCGAGCCAGGGGCTGACACTCGCTCCGATCGCAGGTGCTCAGGTGGTGGCCCCCGCTGCCGGACGGATCGCCTTTGCCGGGCCGTACCGGGGCTATGGCCAGATCGTGATTATCGAACACGGCGAGGGCTGGACCAGCCTGGTCACCGGCCTCGCTCGCAGCGATGTGCGGGTCGGGCTCGAAGTGGTCGGCGGTGCGCCGTTGGGCGTCGCCGGGCCTGATCGACCGAGTATTTCGCTCGAACTGCGCCGCGATGGCGAGCCGGTGAATCCCTTGCAGTTCGCCAATTAG
- a CDS encoding 23S rRNA (pseudouridine(1915)-N(3))-methyltransferase RlmH yields MLLHVIARGKIARSPEAELVERYAKRIAWPLKLTELPEAGGRIPEPLTPYRTVLLDEKGQNLGSEDFAHILERWRDSGVRECRMVIGAADGHSQSERESADLLLSFGRATWPHLLARAMLMEQLFRTTSLLAGHPYHRAG; encoded by the coding sequence ATGCTCCTCCATGTCATCGCGCGCGGGAAGATTGCCCGGTCTCCGGAGGCCGAACTGGTCGAACGCTATGCGAAGCGGATTGCGTGGCCGCTCAAGCTGACTGAGTTGCCCGAAGCGGGCGGACGCATCCCCGAACCGTTGACGCCCTACAGGACAGTGCTGCTCGACGAAAAGGGCCAGAACCTCGGCTCTGAGGACTTCGCACACATCCTCGAACGCTGGCGTGACAGCGGCGTGCGCGAATGTCGCATGGTCATCGGCGCGGCGGACGGGCACAGCCAGTCCGAGCGCGAATCCGCCGATCTGCTGCTCTCCTTCGGCAGGGCCACCTGGCCGCACCTGCTTGCCCGCGCCATGCTGATGGAGCAATTGTTCCGCACCACCAGCCTGCTTGCCGGGCACCCCTATCATCGGGCAGGATAG
- the rsfS gene encoding ribosome silencing factor encodes MSDTENPIVAEPGSLHELILQQLDDDQAQELVSIPLAGKSSIADHMIVASGRSTRQVAAMAQKLAEKIKQAGQSSPRIEGLPAADWVLIDAGDVVVHLFRPEVRSFYNLERMWGFGEDGMTRQMGTA; translated from the coding sequence ATGTCTGATACCGAAAACCCAATTGTCGCCGAACCCGGTTCGCTTCACGAACTGATTCTCCAGCAGCTTGACGACGATCAGGCGCAGGAACTCGTCTCCATCCCGCTCGCGGGCAAGAGCTCGATTGCCGATCACATGATCGTCGCCTCGGGTCGTTCCACGCGGCAGGTTGCGGCTATGGCGCAGAAGCTGGCGGAAAAGATCAAGCAAGCCGGCCAATCGAGCCCGCGCATCGAAGGCCTGCCCGCTGCCGACTGGGTGCTGATCGATGCCGGCGATGTCGTCGTCCACCTGTTCCGCCCCGAAGTGCGCAGCTTCTACAATCTCGAGCGGATGTGGGGCTTCGGCGAGGACGGCATGACCCGGCAGATGGGGACGGCTTGA
- a CDS encoding nicotinate-nucleotide adenylyltransferase, giving the protein MRRNGPITGLLGGSFNPAHAGHRRITLFTIAALGLDEAWWLVSPGNPLKPKAGMAPLSSRVRSARAKSRNAPIRVTAIEAELGTSFTIDTLRALKRRYPKRRFVWLMGSDNLVQFHRWKAWRAIAREMPIAVIARPGYDRSAIASPAMAWLRNFRLSAAGLHNRSEWSAPALIELRFDPDPRSATEIRRADPHWAGRYSTAALWDEVTHSPIIDRSEGRAA; this is encoded by the coding sequence TTGCGCAGGAATGGTCCCATAACAGGCCTGCTGGGCGGCAGCTTCAACCCCGCCCATGCAGGACACCGGCGGATCACCCTGTTCACGATTGCCGCGCTGGGACTGGACGAGGCGTGGTGGCTGGTCTCTCCCGGCAATCCGCTCAAGCCCAAGGCTGGCATGGCCCCGCTTTCCTCTCGTGTGCGGTCGGCTCGCGCGAAAAGCCGCAACGCCCCGATCCGCGTCACCGCAATAGAGGCGGAACTGGGTACAAGCTTCACCATCGATACGTTACGCGCCTTGAAGCGCCGCTACCCCAAACGCCGGTTCGTCTGGCTGATGGGCTCCGACAATCTGGTGCAGTTCCACCGCTGGAAGGCCTGGCGGGCTATCGCCAGGGAAATGCCCATTGCCGTTATCGCCCGCCCGGGGTATGACCGCAGCGCTATTGCGAGCCCCGCAATGGCCTGGCTGCGGAATTTCCGGTTGTCCGCAGCCGGATTGCACAACCGAAGCGAATGGAGCGCACCCGCGCTGATAGAGCTGCGTTTCGATCCCGATCCGCGTTCGGCCACCGAGATACGCCGGGCGGATCCTCACTGGGCAGGCCGGTATTCCACCGCTGCGCTTTGGGATGAAGTGACGCATTCCCCGATCATCGACAGATCCGAAGGGCGCGCGGCATGA
- a CDS encoding glutamate-5-semialdehyde dehydrogenase: MNENVKITPVSEMSPAELVAKLARAGRAAQRMLARASDGEKAAALRAAAAAIRDEQGSILEANARDVAAGEANDLSSALLDRLRLDPARLEAIAGAIENVAALPDPVGEEIDRSVAPAGMELVRRRIPIGLIGIIYESRPNVTADAAALCLRSGNAALLRGGSEAVHSNRALHAAFVRGVESAGLPAEAIQLLPTQDREAVGAMLKAAGLIDMIVPRGGKGLVARVQADARVPVLAHLDGICHTYIHAAADPEMARTVAVNAKMRRTGICGAMETLLIDAAFPAAGGVIAALAASGCELRGDLRAQAIDPRVKPATAEDWDTEYLDAVLSVAVVDGLEAAMAHIAAHSSGHTESIITADEAAAQRFLAEVDSAIVMHNASSQFADGGEFGLGAEIGIATGRLHARGPVALEGLTTYKWQVLGTGQARA; the protein is encoded by the coding sequence ATGAACGAGAATGTGAAGATTACCCCCGTGAGCGAGATGTCACCTGCAGAGCTTGTTGCGAAGCTCGCACGCGCCGGTCGCGCCGCCCAGCGGATGCTGGCGCGCGCCAGCGATGGCGAGAAGGCGGCGGCATTACGCGCTGCGGCTGCGGCGATTCGCGATGAGCAGGGTAGTATTCTCGAGGCGAATGCACGCGACGTGGCTGCTGGTGAGGCCAATGATCTATCGAGTGCACTGCTCGACCGGCTCCGCCTCGATCCTGCTCGGCTGGAAGCCATTGCAGGGGCTATCGAGAACGTCGCTGCCCTGCCCGATCCGGTGGGGGAAGAGATTGATCGCTCAGTAGCACCCGCCGGCATGGAACTGGTGCGTCGGCGCATTCCTATCGGGCTGATCGGAATTATCTACGAAAGCCGCCCCAATGTCACCGCTGACGCTGCCGCGCTGTGCCTGCGATCGGGCAATGCGGCGCTGCTGCGCGGCGGCAGTGAGGCGGTGCATTCGAACCGCGCCTTGCATGCTGCTTTCGTGCGGGGGGTGGAAAGTGCAGGTCTGCCTGCCGAGGCAATCCAGTTGCTGCCGACGCAGGACCGCGAAGCTGTCGGAGCGATGCTGAAGGCGGCGGGTTTGATTGACATGATCGTACCGCGGGGCGGCAAGGGACTGGTCGCACGGGTGCAGGCCGATGCCCGCGTGCCGGTGCTCGCCCACCTCGACGGGATTTGCCACACCTACATCCACGCCGCCGCCGATCCGGAAATGGCGCGGACCGTGGCAGTCAACGCCAAGATGCGCCGTACCGGCATTTGTGGAGCGATGGAGACCTTGCTGATCGATGCCGCTTTTCCCGCAGCAGGCGGAGTGATCGCAGCGCTCGCCGCATCGGGCTGCGAACTGCGCGGCGATTTGCGCGCCCAGGCCATCGATCCGCGCGTAAAACCCGCCACTGCCGAGGATTGGGACACCGAATATCTCGATGCGGTGCTGTCGGTCGCGGTAGTGGACGGACTTGAAGCGGCGATGGCGCATATCGCCGCACATTCCTCCGGCCACACCGAATCCATTATCACCGCCGACGAAGCGGCAGCACAGCGTTTCCTCGCCGAAGTCGACAGCGCCATCGTGATGCACAACGCCTCCAGCCAGTTTGCCGACGGTGGCGAATTCGGGCTGGGCGCGGAAATCGGCATCGCCACCGGGCGACTGCACGCGCGCGGGCCGGTGGCGCTGGAAGGGCTGACGACTTACAAGTGGCAAGTGCTTGGCACCGGCCAGGCGCGGGCCTGA